The stretch of DNA CTAAAAGAAAGTTAGCAAAATATCTTCAAATAAGCTTAAATACAATTGAAAGTGCTTATGAACAGTTAATGGCAGAAGGATATATATATTCAAAGCCTAAAAAAGGTTTTTTTGTTAGTGAATTAGAGGGAGTAATACAAATAAAAAGTTCTAAAGACCCTATTAATATAGTTAATAATAAAGAAAAAGTTAAATATAAATACGAGTTTTTATCAAGTAGAGTTGATTTAGAGAGTTTTCCTTATAATATATGGAGAAAGATAATAAAAGAAATAATAGATATAGATAATAATGAATTATTACAAATAGGTCATTCTCAAGGGGATTTAAATTTAAGAGAAGCAATAGCAAAGTATTTATACTTTTCAAGGGGGGTAGTATCTCATCCGAATCAGATTATAGTAGGAGCAGGAACAGAATATTTATTTCAAATTCTAATTAATTTAATAGGGGTAAGTAATATTTATGGAATGGAGGATCCAGGATACTTCAAGATAAAACGAATGTTAAATACTCATGGAATATGGGCTAATGGAATTGAATTAGATAATTATGGAGTTAATATAGATAGGCTAAATGAAAGCAATGTAAATATTCTTCATATAACACCATCACATCAGTTTCCATTAGGAGTAGTTATGCCAATTAACAGAAGAATGCAATTACTTACTTGGGCAAATGAAGGTGAAGATAGATATATTATAGAAGATGATTATGATAGTGAATTTAGATTTGGAGGTAAGCCTATACCAGCCTTACAAAGTTTAGATAATAATGGAAGGGTAATTTATTTAGGAACATTTTCTAAATCTTTAGCCCCATCAATGAGAATAGGATATATGGTATTACCTGAAACTCTTCTTGAAAAATATAAAAAGCACTTTAGCTTTTATGCATGTACAGTATCACGAATAGAGCAACAAACTTTATGTAAGTTCATAGAAGAAGGTTATTTTGAGAAGCATCTAAATAAAATGAGAAATATTTATAAAAAGAAAAGAGAAAAGCTAGTATCATTAGTAAAAGAAAATTTAAAAGATGCAGAAATAATAGGAACTAATGCAGGGTTACATTTACTATTAAGAGTGAACAATGGAATGACAGAAAGAGAGTTAGTTTCTACTGCAAAAGAAAAGGGAATTAAGGTTTTAGGATTATCTAACTCTTATATGAATAGAGAAATCTGTCAAAGTAAATCTACAATATTTTTAGGTTATGCAAGTTTAAGAGAGGAAGAATTAGAAGATGCTATAAAATTATTAAAATTAGCTTGGTATTAAAAATTATCTAAACACAAAAATAATTTATTGTTTTTGGAATATTTATGACATGTAAAGTTTTTTATAATACAATTTTTTATAATGAGAGTTATTTAAATGCTAACGAAAAAGTTGTTTTTGGAGTTTTATTAACAATAGGAATTAGTAGTTTGTTTTTAATAGTTTTAGAGCTTAGAAAAATAATAGTAACTTTAATAGAAAGTGATCCATTTGTAAGAAAAAATGTAGACTCTTTTAAGAAAATATCTATGGAATCATTTGTTATATCAGTATGTTATATAATTAATTTTATTTTTAATTTAAATTTAAAAAACTTCAAATTTATATATGTAGACAATAAAGGGATACATACAGATATGAAATTTTTAATTTTTTTATTTGCAGGTATATTCATATTTATATTAGCTAAGGTTTTTGAAAAGGCAGTAGAATTTAAGGAAGAAAATGATTTTACTGTATAGAATAAAGGAGAAATTGATGAAGATAGTTGTTAATTTAGATGTAATGATGGCTAAAAGAAAAATTTCATTAAATGAATTAGCAGAAAGAGTTGGTATAACCAATCCTAATCTTTCTATACTTAAAAATAATAAAGCAAAGGCCATAAGATTTTCTACATTAGAAGCAATATGTAGAGAGTTAAATTGTCAGCCTGGAGATATATTAGAGTATATTGACTAGATAGTGTAAAGTTTCGTATGAAAAAATAGCTTATGGCTAATTTGGAATAATAGTTAAAAATATCTTTATAATATCTAAGAAAATTTTAAAATTGAATATGCTAAAAAGACCTTCGGTAACGGAGGCAAAAACTTAATCAATATTTGATTTTATGATTTATCAAGAAGTTTGTGATTCTTGCATATGTAATATGGTTTGTTGACCGAGACTGATAAGAATTTGCCACTTTGCAGACATATTGTCAATACCATCTAGTTGCTTTAATTCGTTTAAAGGACGCCAGTAATTGTAAGGATGCGGGCGTAAGAAGTTGTAATAAGCAACCCAAAGGGAGAAGCCATAAAGAGCACCTTCATCACTTCCATAACCACAGGTACCCCTGTAGGAAGATTTAAAGGTACGGTTTAAACGCTCTACAACTTGCTTAACCCAACGAAATTCTTCAGATACTGGATCATCGTTAGTAAGTCCGATAACTTGAGTTAGATTAAATTCTTTATTTTTTTCTAATTCAAATTGTTGCTTCGCTAACGGATATGAACTGTAACCATCGGCAACGAAGTTTAAAGCTTTTCCAGGGAAGTCTTTAAACTTATCAAAAGCCATACGCATTGCTAGTATACAAGGGCCAGTATCTCTTGTATCAGATACTTGATAACCTAGAATAGACCTTTTACAAGCATCCATTACAATCCAGACATAATGCTTAATGCCTTTTACTTTTATATAAGTTTCATCGGCAGAAAGTATTTTAGAGGGTTTGTAATCAAAGGTATCAACAAACGGCTTAATAACAGCAGCTGCTGTTAGAGCATAATTAGCAACAGTTCTATGTGAAATTTTTATTCCATGAACTTCTTTTAAAACATGAGCTGTTTGTCTTGTAGACATTTTACAATTAACGTGATAAGTCAAGCATAGTCCCATTATATGCGGGCTAAACTTCTTAAAACTAAATCCGGTAGCATGTTTTGATATTGGATATAGATCCATTTTAAAGAAGTTAATATTAAATTCACGATATATGTAATGAAGCTTATACTTGTATTTATCACAAGGATCAATATTCTTTGGAAGATTCTTAAGATTTCTTTGATAGTATAAGCATTTAGAATTATTGCATTTATGTATTTTAAAGTGCTTGCGTTGCTTTTGTTCCGTAAGCGTAGCACCGCAATAAGGACATATAAATACTATTGGTTTAGTTGTGTGATTAGTTTCTTTAAATGTAAGACCACAAACTTTACATTGAAACTGTCCTTTACTGCCATTGTTATCGTATATATATTCATGTGGTGCACCACACTTAGGACATTTAGTTTTTTTAGGGATAGACTTCCCGTTCCGTCTTTGGACGGGTTTTACGGTCTTGTTATATTTATGTTTGTAATAAGCTAAAAGTAATATATAGTCTACCTTTTCAAATCTAATAATTGTGGGTAGCTTATCTACTTTGAATTTTTGGTATTCTGGACTATTAGAATCATCAAATATCATCTGGTTAAGTGGAATATGTTTTGAGATGAATAAAAGTAATTGACCGATAATGGCAATTAAATATTGATTATAAGTAATTAAATAAGTTATAATTGAATCCATAATAACGACATCCTTTCATGTATGATTTTGTTTGGTTAGAGATTCAATTTTAACATGAAATTAGGGGGTCGTTATTTTTTTATACAAAAAAACTGGCGAAACCTTGATATATAAAGATTTAAAAAGAAAAGTAGTGTAAAAAACTTTACACTAACATTGACTAAAAGGGAGAGAGTTTATGAGAAAAAATAGTTATTTGGTGATTTTAAAAGGAGAGAAAATATTAGTATTTAATAAATCAGAAGAAAGATATTTAAAATTAGATATAGATAATGAAGATGGGGAAGATACATTTTCAAATAAATGGATAGAAAAAAATTTAGATGATTATAATAAAGAAATCTTTAAATTTTCAAAGGATATATTTATAGAGGGAAGTTTATCTAGAGTCTTATTTATAGATGCTACAAACAGTAATTTAGATATTAAAAGTGAAGTTAGGGAATATGTAAAATTTAAAAATATATTTTTTGGAGAAACCATAAGTTATAATGAAAAAGTTATTTTAAATTCTATTTTTCTTGAGTGTAGGGAGAAAAGTTATAATTCTTTTGCCGTAGAATCTATTAAAAATATTTTATATAAAAATAAAGTTATACAACCTAAAAAGAAAAACGTAATAGATGAAAGTGTTGATAAAAATAAGATTAAAATACTTGCAATATTAACGTTAATTATAGGCTTTTTAACGTATAAGTTTTTCTTTGGATATTTAGGTATTTCAGTAGGGATATTTATAACCTATTTAACTTTAATATTTTTTATTATAAATGGTGTGAAAAATAAAAATATAATGGGATTCTTTTTAATAGGAGTAAGTCTTATATTATCCTTTAGTTATGGAATTTTTACAAATATTATATTCAGAATTTTCAATATATTATTAGTGCCTATTAGTTTGTTTTCGGGGTTTTTACTTTTAAATTATTCTGATATACCTTTAAAGCTAAATAGCTTTATTAGTATATTTTTAGAACGAATATTAGATTTACCGTTAGTTAATTCTTTTAATATATCAAAAATATTAAAATCAGCAACAAAAGAAGGAGATAAAGTAAAGAATAAAAGTAATATTAGAGCTATAACTACAGGATTAATTATATCAATTCCTATTTTAATAATTCTTTCTATGATATTAGCAGGAGCAGATAATATGTTTAATTATTATATAGCTAATATAGTAAAGTATATTAATGTAGATAATATAGTTACAATAGTTTTTAAGCTTTTAGTATCTTTAGTGGGAATGGCATTTTTATATAGTAGGAGCTATTATATATGTAGGATTAAATTATTCAAATTTAGATAATTATATTGTAAAAAAGAATATTGATGCTAAAAATTTAGAAAGTGAGGTAGATAATGCATATCTAACAACATTATCTTTAGATGCTTATAAATCTATGTTAGAAGGAAAAAGCAGAGGGATAATATCAGATGAGGAATATAAAGTTTGGAAGTATAAAGGTACAACTAAACATTCATATTGGTATGAATATAATTATTTTTATAATAAACAAAAATAAATTAGGTGACTAACATTTATAAAATCTAATAACTTGTGTTAATTTTCTGCAAATTATACTTTTCATTGCTAAATATAATGTATAATAAAGATACTTAAAAATATTGGGATGGGGGAATTAGGATGAGAATAGATTTTAGAAATGTTGGGAAAAGCAAAATCTATATAAATACTGATAATAAAGAATATATAGAGGTTTGTGATATTTTAGGAAATGTTTATAAGGTAAAGAGAGAAAATATAATAGATGTAAATTTTATTCCAGATAATGTAGCAATTACCATAATGGGATTACCTACTTCACGTTTTAAATCAACTTTAAAAATAAATTTTAAAGATAATAAAGGAAAAGGTGAAGAAAAATTAGTTATATATAGTGATGCAAGTAAGTTACTTGTAGAAAATGCTTATAAAGAAATAATGAATTGGATAAATTAAAATTAGGAATTAAACCATAGAACTGTTAAAAATTCTATGGTTTTTTTTATTGAGTATTAATAGATAAAGGTGTATTATAGAGATATTTGATTAGAAATAAGCTTAGGTGGAGATTGTATGTTAAGTAAAGAACTAGCACAAAATATAGTAGACAAAATGATGGATGTTATTCCTTATAACGTAAATGTAATGGATTATAAAGGAAAAATAATAGGAAGTGGTGATTATTTAAGAATAGGAAATGTACATGAGGGAGCTAAAAAAGCTTTAAAAGAAAAACGGGTAATTGAAATATATGAAAGAGTTGATAATAGTAGACCAGGAGTTAATACACCTATAATTTTTAGGGGTGAGATTATTGGCGTTATTGGAATAACAGGAAATCCAGATGAAGTAAGACAATTTAGTAAATTAGTTAGTGTAACAACAGAGTTACTTATTAACCAAGAATACACGTTAAATCAACATATGATAAAGCAAAAGCTAAAAGAAGAATTTGTTTATGAG from Clostridium chauvoei encodes:
- a CDS encoding PLP-dependent aminotransferase family protein gives rise to the protein MDIITINLNSSSEVPLYEQLYNYIKNEIQSGKIVSHSKLPSKRKLAKYLQISLNTIESAYEQLMAEGYIYSKPKKGFFVSELEGVIQIKSSKDPINIVNNKEKVKYKYEFLSSRVDLESFPYNIWRKIIKEIIDIDNNELLQIGHSQGDLNLREAIAKYLYFSRGVVSHPNQIIVGAGTEYLFQILINLIGVSNIYGMEDPGYFKIKRMLNTHGIWANGIELDNYGVNIDRLNESNVNILHITPSHQFPLGVVMPINRRMQLLTWANEGEDRYIIEDDYDSEFRFGGKPIPALQSLDNNGRVIYLGTFSKSLAPSMRIGYMVLPETLLEKYKKHFSFYACTVSRIEQQTLCKFIEEGYFEKHLNKMRNIYKKKREKLVSLVKENLKDAEIIGTNAGLHLLLRVNNGMTERELVSTAKEKGIKVLGLSNSYMNREICQSKSTIFLGYASLREEELEDAIKLLKLAWY
- a CDS encoding DUF2975 domain-containing protein, which translates into the protein MTCKVFYNTIFYNESYLNANEKVVFGVLLTIGISSLFLIVLELRKIIVTLIESDPFVRKNVDSFKKISMESFVISVCYIINFIFNLNLKNFKFIYVDNKGIHTDMKFLIFLFAGIFIFILAKVFEKAVEFKEENDFTV
- a CDS encoding helix-turn-helix domain-containing protein, which translates into the protein MKIVVNLDVMMAKRKISLNELAERVGITNPNLSILKNNKAKAIRFSTLEAICRELNCQPGDILEYID
- a CDS encoding DDE-type integrase/transposase/recombinase encodes the protein MDSIITYLITYNQYLIAIIGQLLLFISKHIPLNQMIFDDSNSPEYQKFKVDKLPTIIRFEKVDYILLLAYYKHKYNKTVKPVQRRNGKSIPKKTKCPKCGAPHEYIYDNNGSKGQFQCKVCGLTFKETNHTTKPIVFICPYCGATLTEQKQRKHFKIHKCNNSKCLYYQRNLKNLPKNIDPCDKYKYKLHYIYREFNINFFKMDLYPISKHATGFSFKKFSPHIMGLCLTYHVNCKMSTRQTAHVLKEVHGIKISHRTVANYALTAAAVIKPFVDTFDYKPSKILSADETYIKVKGIKHYVWIVMDACKRSILGYQVSDTRDTGPCILAMRMAFDKFKDFPGKALNFVADGYSSYPLAKQQFELEKNKEFNLTQVIGLTNDDPVSEEFRWVKQVVERLNRTFKSSYRGTCGYGSDEGALYGFSLWVAYYNFLRPHPYNYWRPLNELKQLDGIDNMSAKWQILISLGQQTILHMQESQTS
- a CDS encoding DUF4153 domain-containing protein, translating into MRKNSYLVILKGEKILVFNKSEERYLKLDIDNEDGEDTFSNKWIEKNLDDYNKEIFKFSKDIFIEGSLSRVLFIDATNSNLDIKSEVREYVKFKNIFFGETISYNEKVILNSIFLECREKSYNSFAVESIKNILYKNKVIQPKKKNVIDESVDKNKIKILAILTLIIGFLTYKFFFGYLGISVGIFITYLTLIFFIINGVKNKNIMGFFLIGVSLILSFSYGIFTNIIFRIFNILLVPISLFSGFLLLNYSDIPLKLNSFISIFLERILDLPLVNSFNISKILKSATKEGDKVKNKSNIRAITTGLIISIPILIILSMILAGADNMFNYYIANIVKYINVDNIVTIVFKLLVSLVGMAFLYSRSYYICRIKLFKFR